One part of the Cellvibrionales bacterium genome encodes these proteins:
- a CDS encoding MFS transporter, translated as MLNRSFKLFWFARVASMAATQMLMVGVGWQIYDLTNSAFDLGMIGLVSFIPQVLLVLVVGQVADRFDRRNVARLCMAIEAVVVGILALGSIQGWLTRELIYALILCYASAHAFESPTLMSLLPQLVDGKTLPRAVSLSAAAMQTAIILGPAIGGWLYVAGAKAVYIAAALAYAAASLSITLIQYRPAAPAALRERPTLESLFGGVHFIRKHPIVLGAISLDLFAVLLGGATALLPIFARDILHTGPFGLGLLRTAPAVGALLMSFWLARHPITRRTGSKLFACVAGFGAATIAFGLSTHFWLTMLALLVLGATDMVSVVIRSTLIQLETPDDMRGRVNAVNSLFIGTSNQLGEFESGVVASLLGTVPAVVVGGFGTLIVAALWMKWFPELAKRDALHHIKA; from the coding sequence ATGCTCAATCGTTCCTTCAAACTTTTCTGGTTTGCTCGCGTGGCATCCATGGCCGCCACACAAATGCTGATGGTAGGTGTGGGCTGGCAAATTTATGACCTAACCAACAGTGCCTTTGATTTGGGCATGATTGGCTTGGTGAGCTTTATTCCCCAAGTGCTGCTAGTGCTGGTAGTGGGACAAGTGGCCGACCGCTTTGACCGCCGCAATGTGGCGCGCCTGTGCATGGCGATTGAAGCGGTGGTGGTGGGCATACTCGCCTTGGGCAGCATACAGGGCTGGCTGACCCGCGAGCTGATCTACGCGCTGATTCTCTGCTATGCCTCAGCACACGCGTTTGAGTCACCGACTCTGATGTCCCTGCTGCCTCAATTGGTCGATGGCAAAACCCTGCCACGCGCAGTCAGCCTCTCCGCTGCCGCCATGCAAACCGCCATTATCCTCGGCCCCGCCATTGGTGGCTGGCTGTATGTGGCTGGCGCTAAGGCGGTGTATATCGCCGCAGCACTGGCTTACGCCGCTGCCAGTCTCAGCATCACACTGATCCAGTACCGCCCCGCCGCGCCCGCCGCACTGCGCGAACGCCCCACGCTGGAGTCGCTGTTTGGCGGCGTGCATTTCATCCGCAAACACCCGATTGTACTTGGCGCCATTTCACTCGACCTGTTCGCCGTTTTATTGGGCGGCGCCACGGCTCTGCTGCCTATTTTTGCGCGCGACATTTTGCACACCGGTCCATTCGGTTTAGGCTTGCTACGCACCGCCCCAGCTGTGGGTGCATTGTTGATGTCATTTTGGCTGGCACGCCACCCCATCACACGACGCACTGGCAGCAAATTATTCGCCTGCGTTGCCGGCTTTGGCGCGGCGACGATTGCCTTTGGTTTATCAACTCACTTCTGGCTGACAATGCTCGCATTGTTGGTACTCGGCGCCACAGACATGGTGAGCGTGGTGATTCGCTCCACATTGATTCAACTAGAAACACCTGATGATATGCGCGGCCGCGTCAACGCCGTGAACTCACTATTTATAGGCACTTCCAACCAACTCGGCGAATTTGAATCCGGCGTCGTAGCCTCCCTGCTCGGCACAGTACCCGCTGTAGTCGTCGGCGGCTTTGGCACCTTAATCGTTGCCGCACTGTGGATGAAATGGTTTCCCGAATTAGCGAAACGCGACGCACTGCATCACATCAAAGCTTAA